Proteins encoded in a region of the Sulfurospirillum arsenophilum NBRC 109478 genome:
- a CDS encoding cytochrome c3 family protein, which translates to MIKKIFLIIKNNILLTALVGVLVGLLSSWILYEGLHRTSGDRFCVVCHEMKPMVAAYHNDVHGGNGKTGIKVTCATCHLPHENVIAYIATKARNGVVEGAIHFFGNPDKIDWQANRANRQHFVKDEACYGCHTNYKTNESISEQGRKMHAHYASLEGTKNEIGCASCHAEVGHKGLRSMLNYYKPEYEFYKGKLDTKKEEAEKKLAEELKK; encoded by the coding sequence ATGATCAAAAAAATATTTCTCATCATAAAAAATAACATCCTACTGACAGCTTTAGTAGGTGTTTTGGTAGGGTTACTCAGTTCATGGATTCTTTATGAAGGTTTGCATCGAACGAGTGGTGATAGGTTTTGTGTTGTGTGTCATGAAATGAAACCGATGGTTGCAGCGTATCATAATGATGTTCATGGAGGAAATGGTAAAACAGGTATCAAAGTAACCTGTGCTACATGCCATTTACCTCACGAAAATGTTATTGCGTACATTGCAACAAAAGCGAGAAATGGCGTTGTTGAAGGGGCGATTCACTTCTTTGGTAACCCCGATAAAATTGATTGGCAAGCCAATCGTGCCAACAGACAACACTTCGTTAAAGATGAAGCGTGTTATGGCTGTCATACGAACTACAAAACCAATGAATCTATTAGTGAGCAAGGTCGTAAAATGCATGCGCATTATGCAAGCCTTGAAGGAACTAAGAACGAAATTGGATGTGCTTCGTGTCACGCAGAAGTAGGGCATAAAGGGCTTAGAAGTATGCTCAACTACTATAAACCTGAGTATGAGTTTTACAAAGGTAAGTTAGACACTAAAAAAGAAGAAGCTGAGAAAAAATTAGCCGAAGAGTTGAAAAAGTAA
- a CDS encoding MetQ/NlpA family ABC transporter substrate-binding protein: MNIREWFKSKSSILVAVLFMFTAGNALAQSQHLIIGVAPGPYGDLVKQAITPSLAKKGYTIEVKEFSDYVQPNLALSNKAIDANLFQHPIYLTKFSADKGLKLSSLISVPTAGVGIYSKKYKSLSEIKEGSTVTVPNDPTNLARALSYLQTLGLIKIKAELDATKASEKDIVENPKKLKIHPIEAAQIPRTVDSVDIAVATGNFAISSGIYPSAIDREIIPENYINIIAVRTDDLQAQFAKDIKEVVESEAFAQAMSDPTKIFKDFQKPEWLKAKTK; this comes from the coding sequence ATGAATATAAGAGAATGGTTTAAATCTAAATCATCCATTTTGGTTGCGGTACTGTTTATGTTTACCGCAGGAAATGCATTGGCACAAAGCCAACACTTAATTATCGGTGTGGCACCTGGTCCTTATGGCGATCTTGTCAAACAAGCCATCACCCCTAGTCTTGCAAAAAAAGGGTATACCATAGAGGTGAAAGAGTTTAGTGATTACGTGCAACCCAATCTTGCTCTTTCCAATAAAGCCATCGATGCAAACCTTTTTCAGCACCCGATTTATCTGACAAAGTTTTCAGCAGACAAAGGGCTTAAACTCTCTTCTCTGATTAGTGTTCCAACCGCAGGTGTTGGCATTTACTCTAAAAAATACAAATCGCTTAGTGAGATTAAAGAAGGCTCTACCGTTACCGTTCCCAATGATCCAACCAACTTAGCACGAGCGCTTAGTTATCTGCAAACACTTGGACTTATTAAAATTAAAGCCGAACTCGATGCAACCAAAGCTTCTGAGAAAGACATAGTAGAAAATCCAAAAAAACTTAAAATCCACCCTATTGAAGCTGCCCAAATCCCGCGTACGGTTGACAGTGTTGACATCGCTGTTGCGACTGGAAATTTTGCTATTTCATCGGGTATCTACCCAAGTGCGATTGATAGAGAAATCATTCCAGAAAATTACATTAACATCATTGCGGTAAGAACTGATGATTTGCAAGCACAATTTGCCAAAGACATCAAAGAAGTGGTTGAATCAGAAGCGTTTGCTCAGGCGATGAGCGATCCTACTAAAATCTTTAAAGATTTTCAAAAACCTGAGTGGTTAAAAGCAAAAACAAAATAG
- a CDS encoding flavocytochrome c — protein MSKETMSRRDALKFGVVGAGAVMLSAANAMAAAPMEKDVKFDEEYDVIVIGSGFAGLAAAAKAAERGLKVLILEKMGRVGGNSAINGGAFAVPMNRDQKQFGIEDSKALFIKDALKAGLGINHVEMLELIADRAQETFDFAVKCGAKFQTGKKPTWFGGHSVPRTIVTENMSGSAIIQPMAAFVEKLPGCKLVTRAKMDDFVMSNDGTTVIGVTARINYRFDNKLYSDDIENKTGEKKVYRAKKGVVLASGGFSMDKEYRKIQDPRMTPDMDGTNHDGATAGALLKAFQIGALPVHISWIQEGPWASPDERGFGVAPLLTQQGLFKFGVAVDVRNGKRFMNEMADRKTRADAEYVILREAPKMYPVAIGTYNTFEEQIYAAIEKGLQGGVMKKFDTLDALAANYKIPADALKETIKKYNEAVKAGTEDEFKKQTLKGDSLKELKGGDPIDMKGPFYGIRLCPKPHHTMGGLKINTKAQVISANTNKPIPGFYAAGEVTGGTHGASRLGSCAIADCLVCGLVAGENI, from the coding sequence ATGAGTAAAGAGACGATGTCCAGAAGGGACGCGCTTAAGTTTGGTGTTGTTGGAGCAGGTGCAGTAATGTTAAGTGCAGCAAATGCAATGGCCGCAGCACCAATGGAAAAAGATGTTAAGTTTGATGAAGAATACGATGTTATCGTTATTGGTTCAGGTTTTGCAGGTTTGGCGGCAGCAGCAAAAGCGGCTGAGAGAGGTTTAAAAGTTCTTATTCTTGAAAAAATGGGTCGTGTTGGTGGTAACTCCGCTATTAATGGTGGTGCGTTTGCAGTTCCAATGAACAGAGATCAAAAACAATTTGGTATTGAAGACTCTAAAGCACTTTTTATTAAAGATGCTTTAAAAGCGGGTCTTGGCATTAACCATGTAGAGATGCTAGAGTTGATTGCGGATCGTGCTCAAGAGACATTTGACTTTGCTGTAAAATGCGGTGCAAAATTCCAAACAGGTAAAAAACCAACATGGTTTGGTGGTCACTCCGTTCCGAGAACCATTGTTACAGAAAACATGAGTGGATCAGCCATCATTCAACCTATGGCAGCATTTGTCGAAAAACTTCCTGGTTGTAAACTCGTAACACGTGCAAAAATGGATGATTTCGTTATGAGCAATGATGGTACAACGGTTATCGGCGTTACAGCTCGTATCAATTATCGTTTTGACAATAAACTTTACAGTGATGATATCGAAAACAAAACAGGTGAGAAAAAAGTGTACCGTGCGAAAAAAGGTGTTGTTCTAGCAAGCGGTGGTTTCTCAATGGATAAAGAGTATAGAAAAATTCAAGATCCACGTATGACACCAGATATGGATGGAACAAACCATGATGGCGCAACTGCAGGTGCACTTCTTAAAGCATTCCAAATTGGAGCACTTCCTGTACATATTAGCTGGATTCAAGAAGGACCATGGGCAAGTCCGGATGAGAGAGGCTTTGGTGTAGCACCACTTCTTACTCAACAAGGACTCTTTAAATTCGGTGTTGCCGTTGACGTTAGAAATGGTAAACGTTTTATGAACGAAATGGCAGATAGAAAAACAAGAGCGGACGCTGAATATGTCATCTTAAGAGAAGCTCCAAAAATGTACCCCGTTGCTATTGGTACGTACAATACCTTTGAAGAGCAAATTTATGCTGCGATTGAAAAAGGTCTTCAAGGTGGCGTAATGAAAAAATTCGATACGCTTGATGCACTTGCCGCAAACTATAAAATCCCAGCGGATGCACTTAAAGAAACCATCAAAAAATACAACGAAGCCGTAAAAGCGGGTACTGAAGATGAGTTTAAAAAACAAACGCTTAAAGGTGACTCTCTTAAAGAGCTTAAAGGTGGTGACCCTATCGATATGAAAGGACCATTCTACGGAATTCGTTTATGTCCAAAACCTCACCATACAATGGGTGGTTTAAAAATTAATACAAAAGCACAAGTTATCTCTGCAAATACAAACAAACCAATCCCAGGATTTTACGCTGCGGGTGAAGTTACAGGTGGAACGCATGGTGCGAGCCGTTTAGGTAGTTGTGCGATTGCTGACTGTCTCGTATGTGGTCTTGTTGCGGGAGAAAATATCTAA
- a CDS encoding OprD family outer membrane porin — protein MKLAKLSMVAIAVLGLGGHVYAASDTLADAFKNGKVNGTLKAWYWDRNDDGNFYPKADHQNILNVGVELGYVTDTFYGLRLGVTYQGSSTPFATDDAKKLFNKEESGQGSVLSEAYLGYQIGKTDVKVGRQYITTPLVSGNPTRFFRESFEGAAITNMDLPQTTLYANYVGKFQGRTGDVFNGNFLTPAGANNYSYDAPDFKKEIIIAGAGPTTFAFDGAYSLGAINKSVQNLTLSGQFAQANDVNMKVTSATGPYGVVINSGQTDDISFFYTEANYVLPMSNYKLLFDANYRGSRAGNALDIANVDGNMIGLRAGFSELYGFGGTIAYTTVSNNDDALLGLGNGPSCYTMLSIRGPLVFNGFAGMDTYRFGATYNFAQVGITGLTSELAYVTAKQDAPSAATISTKANNKAEIEGYSARLTYAVPYLKGLTTEVTYVSFEKDYFDAASVKTTKDTDEFWFNVNYKF, from the coding sequence ATGAAACTTGCTAAATTAAGTATGGTTGCAATTGCAGTTTTAGGACTTGGCGGTCATGTCTACGCAGCATCAGATACACTTGCGGATGCGTTTAAAAATGGCAAAGTCAATGGTACGTTAAAAGCGTGGTATTGGGACAGAAATGACGATGGCAACTTTTATCCAAAAGCCGATCATCAAAATATTTTGAACGTTGGTGTCGAACTTGGTTATGTCACTGATACCTTTTATGGATTAAGATTAGGTGTTACGTACCAAGGAAGTTCGACTCCATTTGCAACAGATGATGCAAAAAAACTTTTCAACAAAGAAGAATCTGGTCAAGGTTCAGTCTTGTCTGAAGCGTATTTAGGTTATCAAATTGGAAAAACAGATGTGAAAGTTGGACGCCAATACATTACAACGCCTCTTGTGTCAGGAAATCCTACACGTTTCTTTAGAGAGTCTTTTGAGGGTGCGGCCATTACCAATATGGATCTACCTCAAACAACGCTTTACGCAAACTACGTTGGTAAATTTCAAGGTAGAACAGGTGATGTATTTAATGGTAATTTCTTAACACCAGCTGGAGCCAATAATTATTCTTATGATGCGCCAGACTTTAAAAAAGAGATTATTATCGCAGGTGCTGGACCAACTACATTTGCCTTTGATGGTGCTTACTCATTAGGTGCTATCAATAAATCTGTCCAAAATCTTACTTTATCAGGACAATTTGCACAAGCTAACGATGTAAATATGAAAGTAACTTCTGCTACTGGCCCTTATGGTGTTGTAATCAACTCAGGTCAAACAGATGATATTTCATTTTTCTATACAGAAGCAAATTATGTTCTTCCTATGAGTAATTATAAGCTTCTTTTTGATGCAAACTACAGAGGTTCACGTGCAGGTAATGCACTTGATATAGCAAATGTTGATGGCAATATGATCGGACTTCGTGCTGGTTTCTCTGAGCTTTATGGCTTTGGTGGAACGATTGCTTATACAACAGTAAGTAATAACGATGATGCACTGCTTGGTTTAGGTAACGGACCATCATGTTATACAATGCTTTCTATCCGCGGACCTTTGGTATTTAATGGTTTTGCAGGTATGGATACCTATAGATTTGGAGCAACTTATAATTTCGCACAAGTGGGAATTACAGGACTTACCTCTGAATTGGCGTATGTGACTGCAAAACAAGATGCTCCATCTGCTGCAACTATTTCAACAAAAGCTAACAATAAAGCAGAAATTGAAGGATATTCAGCAAGGCTCACCTATGCAGTTCCTTATCTTAAAGGTTTAACAACCGAAGTCACTTATGTATCATTTGAGAAAGACTATTTTGATGCAGCTAGCGTAAAAACGACAAAAGATACTGACGAATTTTGGTTTAACGTAAACTACAAATTCTAA
- a CDS encoding flavocytochrome c — protein sequence MNKESMSRREALKLGALGTAGFAMLGASNAMAAAPTEKDVKFDEEYDVIVIGTGFAGLAAAAKAAERGYKVLILEKMGRIGGNSVINGGGMAVPNSSWQKKYGIEDSGEKFIKDCLKAGLGINHVELLETIVKRSQDALDFSIKCGAKWQDVKPAWFGGHSVPRSLVTDNMSGSGVIKPMHEFVEKLPGCKIMTRAKMDDFVMSSDGTSVVGVTARINYRFDNKLYSDDVENKTGEKKVYKAKKGVILASGGFSMDKEYRKIQDPRMTPDMDSTNHEGATAGALLKAFQIGALPVHISWIQEGPWASPDERGFGVAPLLTQQGLFKFGIAVDIRNGKRFMNEMADRKTRADAEYVILREAPKMYPVAIGTYNTFEEQIYPQIEKGLSGGVMKKFDTLDALAANYKIPADALKETIKKYNEAVKAGTEDEFKKQTLKGDSLKELKGGDPIDMKGPFYAIRLCPKPHHTMGGLQINTKAQVISGNTNKPIPGLYAAGEVTGGTHGASRLGTVAVTDCLTFGMIAGENI from the coding sequence ATGAATAAAGAGTCAATGTCTCGAAGAGAAGCTCTGAAGTTAGGTGCTCTTGGTACGGCAGGTTTTGCAATGCTTGGTGCAAGTAATGCCATGGCAGCTGCACCAACTGAAAAAGATGTTAAGTTTGATGAAGAATACGATGTTATCGTTATTGGTACAGGATTTGCGGGTCTAGCAGCAGCTGCAAAAGCGGCAGAACGTGGCTACAAAGTGCTTATATTAGAGAAAATGGGACGTATTGGTGGAAACTCTGTTATCAATGGCGGTGGTATGGCCGTACCCAATAGTTCATGGCAAAAAAAATACGGTATTGAAGACTCTGGCGAGAAATTTATCAAAGATTGTTTAAAAGCAGGTCTGGGTATCAATCATGTTGAGCTACTTGAGACGATTGTTAAAAGATCACAAGATGCACTTGATTTTTCTATTAAATGTGGTGCTAAATGGCAAGATGTTAAGCCAGCATGGTTTGGTGGTCACTCAGTACCAAGATCACTTGTAACAGACAATATGAGTGGATCGGGCGTCATTAAGCCTATGCATGAGTTTGTAGAAAAACTCCCTGGTTGTAAAATCATGACACGTGCAAAAATGGATGATTTTGTGATGAGTAGTGATGGTACTTCCGTTGTAGGAGTCACGGCACGTATCAACTACCGTTTTGACAATAAGCTTTACAGTGATGATGTTGAAAATAAAACAGGCGAGAAAAAAGTTTATAAAGCTAAAAAAGGTGTGATTTTAGCGAGTGGCGGTTTCTCAATGGATAAAGAATATAGAAAAATTCAAGATCCACGTATGACACCAGATATGGATTCCACAAACCATGAAGGAGCAACCGCTGGGGCGCTTCTAAAAGCATTCCAAATTGGAGCACTTCCTGTACATATTAGCTGGATTCAAGAAGGACCATGGGCAAGTCCAGATGAGCGGGGTTTTGGTGTAGCACCACTTCTGACACAGCAAGGCTTATTTAAATTCGGTATTGCGGTTGATATAAGAAATGGTAAACGTTTTATGAATGAAATGGCAGATCGTAAAACACGAGCGGACGCTGAGTATGTCATCTTAAGAGAAGCTCCAAAAATGTACCCTGTTGCCATTGGTACATACAATACTTTTGAAGAACAAATTTACCCTCAAATTGAAAAAGGTTTATCGGGAGGTGTCATGAAAAAATTTGACACACTTGATGCACTTGCCGCAAACTATAAAATCCCAGCTGATGCACTGAAAGAGACTATCAAAAAGTACAATGAAGCCGTAAAAGCTGGTACTGAAGATGAGTTTAAAAAACAAACGCTTAAAGGTGACTCTCTTAAAGAGCTTAAAGGTGGTGATCCCATCGATATGAAAGGACCATTCTATGCGATTCGCTTATGTCCAAAACCTCACCATACAATGGGAGGCTTACAAATCAACACGAAAGCGCAAGTCATTTCAGGAAACACAAACAAACCAATTCCTGGTCTTTACGCAGCAGGCGAGGTTACGGGAGGAACGCATGGCGCAAGTCGTCTAGGAACGGTTGCTGTAACCGATTGTTTAACGTTCGGTATGATTGCTGGAGAAAATATCTAA
- a CDS encoding cytochrome c3 family protein — protein MGIKKTLLAVGFFLILGVMSLVGSEVKTSSPEIKITPEMKEKFPVKPHHAKLSFKCTDCHAEQGDEPENFKAIEDKGCLSCHKTKQYLADRLKFMDNLHTNPHNSIHDGPKLYCDECHNEHKPSENMCLSCHSNDVKLWMRPTP, from the coding sequence ATGGGTATCAAAAAAACTCTCTTAGCAGTAGGGTTTTTTCTTATTCTTGGTGTGATGTCTTTAGTGGGGAGTGAAGTGAAAACTTCTTCCCCAGAGATTAAGATAACGCCTGAAATGAAAGAAAAATTTCCCGTTAAGCCTCATCATGCCAAATTGTCATTTAAATGTACAGATTGTCATGCAGAGCAAGGCGATGAGCCAGAAAATTTCAAAGCGATAGAAGATAAAGGGTGTTTGTCGTGCCATAAAACAAAACAGTATTTGGCAGATAGACTTAAATTTATGGATAACTTGCATACTAATCCACATAATTCGATTCACGATGGTCCAAAGCTCTATTGTGATGAATGTCATAATGAACACAAACCATCAGAAAACATGTGTTTAAGTTGCCATAGCAATGATGTGAAACTTTGGATGAGGCCGACACCATGA
- a CDS encoding winged helix-turn-helix domain-containing protein, with protein MKIFLLEPDTNLQNEIDTCLNQCRLKIDVKKTQNEHDIFDEVLSLEDYSLFILNLKNPADTKILDFIRTNANLAPVLLVLESTLSPQMFHTLSSFSYNDIIIKKFSVEEIVYRIYKLCHIWNDNIFYWANGICFDFRKRVFIFNDKHIVLGKKEALLLKCLFLKSHGVTTCEEIISFVYQNEIVSQERVRALVKQLRDKLPYDLIRTFHGQGYQIVNFSMI; from the coding sequence ATGAAGATTTTTCTTCTTGAGCCTGATACAAATTTACAAAATGAGATCGATACATGTCTCAATCAGTGTCGTTTAAAAATAGATGTTAAAAAAACTCAAAATGAACACGATATTTTTGATGAAGTCCTCTCCTTAGAGGATTATTCACTTTTTATTCTTAATCTTAAAAATCCAGCAGATACAAAAATACTAGACTTTATCAGAACAAATGCAAATTTGGCACCTGTTTTATTGGTATTAGAATCCACGCTATCACCGCAAATGTTTCACACACTTTCTTCTTTTTCTTACAATGATATTATCATCAAGAAATTCTCTGTCGAAGAGATCGTCTATAGGATTTATAAATTGTGTCATATTTGGAATGATAATATTTTTTATTGGGCTAATGGCATATGTTTTGATTTTAGAAAGAGAGTGTTTATCTTTAATGATAAGCATATCGTACTTGGTAAAAAAGAAGCATTATTGCTCAAATGTTTATTTTTAAAATCACATGGTGTAACAACATGTGAAGAGATAATCTCTTTTGTCTATCAAAATGAGATTGTAAGTCAAGAAAGAGTTCGAGCACTCGTAAAACAACTCAGAGATAAACTTCCCTACGATTTGATTAGAACATTTCATGGACAAGGGTATCAGATTGTTAATTTTTCGATGATATAG